CAGCCCGCCGGTAGTCACCTTGCCCATGGGAAACCAGCCCAGATTGAAGCTGAAAAACATAAGCATAAGCATGGCAATCCAGTAATGAGGCATGGCATAAACCAGCATAAAACCGCTGGTCAGACCTATGTCCAGAGGAGTCTTCCGGAAATAGCCCGCCACCAACCCGGCCAGCCCGGCAAGGAGCGCCCCCAGTATAATAGCCGGCAGGATAAGTACCAGCGTCCATAGCAGATGCCCGCCCACTGCCTCCAGAACCGGCTGCATATACAGGTACGAGTAGCCCCAGTCACCGCTAAAGAGTCCGCCCAGATAGTCACCGAACTGCTGGTATACGGGTTTGTCCAGCCCCAGTTCAGCTGAAAGAGCGGCCACATCCTCCGCGGTATAGTAGGCCTGTTCACCCAGTATATTTTTAACCGGGTCTCCCGGCATAACTCTGGGAATAAGAAAATTTAAGGCAATAATAACTATAAGTACGATGCTGTAACGCAGCGCCTTACCCAGAAAGCTGGCCGCAGGGTGATAATGTCTTTGCATATTTTATAAAGTGAATAAAGGCTGACCGGGATATAAAAACCCCGGCCAGCCATAATACTCTAGGGGGACTGGACACTCAAGAAGGAAAATCCGTTAAACACCCCGCCATAGATACTATCTATCACCCAGCCTGACCAACC
This sequence is a window from Dehalococcoides mccartyi 195. Protein-coding genes within it:
- a CDS encoding ABC transporter permease — its product is MQRHYHPAASFLGKALRYSIVLIVIIALNFLIPRVMPGDPVKNILGEQAYYTAEDVAALSAELGLDKPVYQQFGDYLGGLFSGDWGYSYLYMQPVLEAVGGHLLWTLVLILPAIILGALLAGLAGLVAGYFRKTPLDIGLTSGFMLVYAMPHYWIAMLMLMFFSFNLGWFPMGKVTTGGLSGFAYFADLLWHMALPLLVITLFKAAYDFLIMRNTVISICGEDYILMARAKGLSRGRILFKHILRNSLAPLVTVTAIQFGMLFSGVLLVETVFSWPGMGTLIYEAIGARDYPLIQGAFLIIAVCVLLANMTADLLYRRLDPRTA